From Primulina huaijiensis isolate GDHJ02 chromosome 15, ASM1229523v2, whole genome shotgun sequence, one genomic window encodes:
- the LOC140960463 gene encoding transcription factor MYBS3-like, with the protein MYLYIYTQHIEIYTHIYIHRYMSKNFLNFDKMIRCSNSQCNSNSHNSRNCSTKASTTGIGGGEGGVRLFGVRLMDRSFIKKSASMGNLNSNHSAAPASASADLPDGYHSDDLAHWSAADAAFHRAQRKRGTPWTEEEHWKFLHGLQKLGKGDWRGISRNYVPSRTPTQVASHAQKYFIRQSNTARRKKRSSLFDMAPDMEAFSSSMPEGPERCSSQSLVITTDNEKHIVSSSHVTVGIDSSLPSLALTLKPDYMPLPFQLWPPNASSDNGDESQISLPLILNPALVTQKEPVKEMVAISELNLGGTGTFQVEPSSLSLRLPRDQSTID; encoded by the exons ATGTatctatacatatatacacaacACATAGagatatatacacacatatatatacatagatatatgagcaaaaattttcttaattttgataaaatgatcCGTTGTTCGAATTCTCAATGCAACAGCAATAGTCACAACAGCCGCAATTGTTCGACGAAAGCATCCACCACAGGGATCGGCGGTGGAGAAGGTGGTGTCAGGCTGTTTGGGGTGAGGTTGATGGATCGATCATTCATAAAGAAGAGTGCGAGTATGGGAAATCTGAACTCAAATCACTCGGCTGCGCCGGCGTCGGCGTCGGCGGATTTGCCTGATGGGTATCATTCGGATGATCTGGCGCACTGGTCTGCAGCTGATGCTGCTTTCCATCGAGCTCAGAGGAAAAGAG GTACCCCATGGACAGAAGAAGAGCACTGGAAATTCTTACACGGTCTACAAAAGTTGGGGAAGGGTGATTGGCGGGGCATATCAAGAAACTACGTCCCTTCACGAACGCCGACTCAAGTAGCTAGCCATGCTCAGAAGTACTTCATTCGTCAGAGTAATACCGCTAGAAGAAAGAAACGAAGCAGCCTCTTTGACATGGCACCAGACATG GAAGCATTCTCATCATCAATGCCTGAAGGCCCAGAGCGATGCAGCAGCCAATCTCTAGTGATCACCACAGACAATGAAAAACACATTGTTTCATCATCTCATGTGACAGTAGGTATCGACAGTTCATTGCCTTCTCTAGCGCTGACCCTGAAGCCAGATTATATGCCCTTGCCATTCCAACTGTGGCCACCGAATGCATCTTCCGATAACGGTGATGAATCCCAGATATCTCTCCCACTAATACTTAATCCAGCACTAGTCACTCAAAAAGAACCGGTAAAGGAAATGGTAGCCATATCTGAGCTGAATTTAGGAGGGACAGGAACTTTCCAAGTCGAGCCTTCATCACTCTCCTTGAGGCTACCCAGGGATCAATCAACCATTGATTAG